In a single window of the Candidatus Hydrothermales bacterium genome:
- a CDS encoding O-antigen ligase family protein: protein MKAFAQLISIIVPISFPLSVTLSSILFIILIIFPILKFKDFAIFSKKFKLFYLLFFLFLLSYTLSAILSCDTVDAIKRAREYFFYLGIISVAFIFREKIDLEKILKIFLFFSAISVLYSILSILRGTANEGRAHGFFLHPLTYAGFLIIPTLFSVGLFFIKKKSTQKIILLLISLILFLGLILTDSRGAIVVTFLSLLILIYKFSKKLILPLIVVALFFSALFIIKNPLNLREKALREQSLKKRLELIRAFPEFFLKRALFGYGRVHTQKIVSHLEKENFNREKLDLLRYMNHFHVSYLQVLFYFGISGFLLLYSLFFYLLYILYKKSRESIFSFLNLVNLFAFLTYGLFEINIFADEILLPLFFFIGISLVENENNSIFRV, encoded by the coding sequence ATGAAAGCATTTGCACAACTTATCTCTATTATAGTGCCAATTTCTTTCCCACTCTCGGTAACTCTCTCATCCATTTTATTTATAATTCTTATAATATTTCCGATTTTAAAATTTAAGGATTTTGCAATTTTTTCGAAAAAATTCAAACTTTTTTATTTACTTTTCTTCCTATTTTTATTATCCTACACGTTATCAGCGATTTTATCATGCGATACTGTTGATGCAATTAAAAGAGCAAGGGAATATTTTTTCTATCTTGGAATAATCTCTGTAGCCTTTATTTTTAGAGAAAAAATTGACTTAGAAAAAATTTTGAAGATATTCCTATTTTTCTCGGCAATCTCTGTTTTATATTCAATTTTAAGCATACTAAGGGGAACTGCAAATGAGGGAAGGGCTCATGGTTTTTTTCTTCATCCGTTAACATATGCTGGATTCCTTATAATTCCAACTCTCTTTTCGGTTGGACTCTTTTTCATTAAAAAAAAGAGCACTCAAAAAATTATCCTCCTATTAATCTCCTTAATACTTTTTTTAGGCTTAATTTTAACTGATTCAAGAGGAGCAATAGTCGTAACCTTTTTGTCCTTGTTAATTCTAATCTATAAATTCAGTAAGAAACTGATTTTACCCTTAATAGTAGTGGCCTTATTTTTTTCAGCGCTATTTATCATAAAAAATCCTTTAAATTTGAGAGAGAAAGCCTTAAGAGAACAAAGTTTAAAAAAGAGATTAGAGTTAATTAGAGCTTTCCCTGAATTTTTTCTTAAAAGAGCACTTTTTGGATACGGTAGAGTCCATACACAAAAAATAGTCTCTCACCTTGAAAAAGAAAACTTTAATAGAGAAAAACTTGATCTTTTGAGATATATGAATCATTTTCATGTAAGTTATTTACAGGTTCTTTTTTATTTTGGTATTTCCGGTTTTCTTTTACTTTACTCTTTGTTTTTTTATCTTCTCTATATTCTTTACAAAAAATCAAGAGAAAGTATCTTTTCTTTTTTAAATTTAGTAAATCTTTTTGCCTTTTTGACTTATGGATTATTTGAAATAAATATCTTTGCCGATGAGATTCTTTTACCACTTTTCTTCTTTATAGGAATTTCACTAGTTGAAAATGAGAATAATTCTATTTTCAGGGTTTAA